One window of Catharus ustulatus isolate bCatUst1 chromosome 3, bCatUst1.pri.v2, whole genome shotgun sequence genomic DNA carries:
- the LOC116994064 gene encoding potassium voltage-gated channel subfamily S member 3-like, translating into MVYGEFFRRPGKDAELINLNVGGFKQSVDQSTLLRFPHTRLGKLLKCHSEEAILELCDDYSVADKEYYFDRNPSLFRYVLNFYYTGKLHVMEELCVFSFCQEIEYWGINELFIDSCCSNRYQERKEEGPDKDWDQKSNDSMDSSNEESSIFDKELEKFDNLCFGEIRKKIWVRMENPAYCLSAKLIAVSSLSVVLASIVAMCIHSMPEFQRLDAHDREIGDPVLEAVEITCIIWFTAELVIRLFTAPSQKKFWKKPLNIIDFVSIIPFYATLAVDTKEEESEDIENMGKVVQILRLMRIFRILKLARHSVGLRSLGATLRHSYQEVGLLLLFLSVGISIFSVLVYSVEKDDDSSELQSIPICWWWATISMTTVGYGDTYPVTLAGKLLGTLCIICGILVVALPITIIFNKFSKYYQKQKAIDRDQCNNDRKEKSNDLPYFNIRDIYAKKMHSFISSLSSVGIVVSDQDSTDASSIQDMEDVYNPVSLEDGTGK; encoded by the coding sequence ATGGTTTATGGTGAATTTTTCCGCAGACCTGGCAAAGATGCAGAACTTATCAATTTGAATGTGGGTGGCTTTAAGCAATCAGTGGATCAAAGCACCTTACTCCGATTTCCCCATACCAGACTCGGAAAACTTCTCAAATGCCATTCAGAAGAGGCTATTCTAGAATTGTGTGATGATTATAGTGTGGCAGACAAGGAATATTACTTTGACAGGAATCCTTCCTTGTTCCGATATGTTCTGAATTTTTACTATACGGGCAAACTTCATGTTATGGAAGAACTTTGTGTCTTTTCCTTCTGCCAGGAAATAGAGTACTGGGGGATAAATGAGCTGTTTATtgattcctgctgcagcaatCGGTACCAAGAACGGAAAGAAGAAGGTCCTGATAAAGACTGGGATCAGAAGAGCAATGACAGTATGGACTCCTCCAATGAAGAGTCATCCATATTTGATAAAGAGCTGGAAAAGTTTGATAATCTGTGCTTTGgtgaaataagaaagaagatCTGGGTCAGAATGGAAAATCCTGCATACTGCTTGTCTGCCAAGTTAATTGCCGTGTCATCCCTGAGTGTTGTTCTGGCATCAATTGTGGCCATGTGCATTCACAGCATGCCAGAATTTCAGAGGCTGGATGCCCATGACAGAGAGATTGGAGACCCTGTCCTGGAAGCTGTGGAGATTACTTGCATCATCTGGTTTACTGCTGAGCTAGTGATCAGGCTCTTCACTGCTCCAAGTCAAAAGAAATTCTGGAAGAAACCACTGAACATCATTGATTTTGTCTCTATTATCCCATTTTATGCCACACTGGCTGTGGACACgaaggaagaagaaagtgaaGATATTGAGAACATGGGGAAAGTGGTTCAGATCCTGCGGTTAATGAGGATATTTCGCATCCTGAAACTGGCCAGGCACTCCGTAGGACTGCGTTCTTTGGGCGCCACTTTGAGACACAGCTATCAAGAAGTTGgacttctgcttttgtttttatcagttgggatttctattttttcagtGCTTGTCTACTCAGTGGAGAAAGACGATGACTcatcagagctgcagagcatcccTATTTGCTGGTGGTGGGCAACCATCAGCATGACCACTGTTGGATATGGGGACACTTACCCAGTCACactggctggaaagctgcttgGCACCCTCTGCATTATCTGTGGGATCCTGGTGGTAGCACTTCCAATCACCATTATTTTCAATAAGTTTTCTAAATATTACCAAAAGCAAAAAGCTATTGATAGGGACCAGTGCAACAATGATcgcaaagagaaaagcaatgaCCTACCCTATTTTAACATTAGGGATATTTATGCAAAAAAGATGCACTCCTTCATTTCCAGCCTTTCTTCAGTAGGAATTGTAGTCAGTGACCAAGATTCAACAGATGCCTCCAGCATCCAAGATATGGAGGATGTTTATAACCCGGTATCTTTAGAGGATGGTACAGGGAAATGA